The genomic region ATATTGGTGTTTGATTCTAGCCACAAATCTATGACTGACGATGTAACTCTAGAGCCCAGGAACATTTAGTGGCTGCCATCACTAAGTGCATGGCCTGCTCGTAGGCAACCACCATAGCTTCAAGTTTAAAATGATGAGTTAGGGCCATATCACCGCCACCGTCCAGCAAGCCTACATTATATGTTAGGCATTCATAAAAGTACACCATATAATTAACACAGTGGCATCTAGGTGGATAAGGTTGAATAACTTTAAATAGAACGATGTGGAGTACCACTGACAAAATATACTGATCAACATACGATAAAGATTAAGAAGCCTTCCCATATTTGGTTCGTCAAATGATCCATGCTCATTTCTGTTCAATCAACTTAAGATTTTCACATGAAATTGGGCTATTGAAAGAGGCGGAAATTGGAAGGCAGTGAAGTGCCcacagagagaaagagagattacaGGACAAGTTAGACAAATAAGCTATTGATCAAATTGAATTGCCTTAAGTTAATACAAAGCCAAACTCAGGTTTGTATGGAAGTCCAATCAGTTCATACGTAATTTTGCCGACTACACTATGCAAGTTGTAAAGGACTCACATTAAGATATTCCAATCTCGATGACATCCCAAACAGACAATATTGATCTCCAGAAACCTGATCTCTCTTAAGGATCTAGCCAAAGTAAAAATTCAGAACATAACGTGTAGGGTTGACACCAGCAAGTACCACTATACATGCCACATTCAAACAAGCATTGCCCGTGTTAGATCAAACTAGTGTACATGCAAAAATATGACATTGAAAACAATATATAAGTACTTAATGATTAAAAGAATCATTAACTAAAAAGTTATTAAATCAACTTACAAAATGGAGAGAGAATAATGATAAACCCGATTGGATAGAGGAAAAACGTTGTCTTGTCCAAGAAAGGCAACACTATGACACAAGAAACAATGTCAGGAGAAGGCCATATCagggaaaaattaaaaagaatGTCAGTTCagtaaaacttttttttttatccAAAGAAACTTACCATCGTAACCAAGGAAGTTCAAGTAATGGTAGTAAGATAGAGCTACCACAAAGAGCAGATTGGATAGTAAAACAGGAACAAAACCATGTGCAAGAAGCAACGGtgaaagaaaatattgaataacTGCAGGCCAGAACACGGTTAAACTTGAGAAAAAGGTTTCTATCTAATTATAGTAAATGAACTAAACCTCATCCAAAGATGCAAGAAGACTATAGTTCATCACAGCAGCATAAAATGCAGAATTATACAATCAAGAAtatgttttttaaatatttatgtgaGTGaattcatgaaataaatcaagcactaactatttgggttattgaaattaCCATAGAGTGCAACAAAGATGGGAAAAAATGAGTTGCAGTGTACATCGAATGCATAGAGCCTGTTTCCACACaattcaaaatatgaaaaaatgtaATAATAATGAAGTCTTCCTTTTCTAAAAATCTTGTAGTCTCATAAATGCACAAAACCATACATGATATAACATATAAACACTTTTTTCTTACAATGCATTGCAAGATCCCAAATTTAAAAAGTTCCTTTATAAAAATGCATACAAGCTAACTGGCCAAATATTAACTAACCCAAAATATTCCATTTATAAACACACACAAACAAAATAAAGACTCTAATTTTTTTGTGTGTAATTAATAAAATCACTCAAAACAAAACCTACCAACAAATTATATAAGTTAAAATGGACATACAAGAAAATACACATTTTGCATGGCTACATCATTAAAGCACTGGCTTAATTCACTAGAATGCTGCTAATATAGAATCTGATAATATCCCAGCAAATTTCATCAGTACCATACCTAGACATCAAGCCTATCAGTAAAATCAAGAAGGTCCCATTTCTTTCTTGGAAGAAAAGATTCCAAAAGAAGAATCATATAGTTAAGTTGAAGTGAATCTTCCACTTAAATGTGTTCATCCTCCTATATCTACCATACTAGATTCTGTGCTACAAAAAAAGGGCTCAACCCATGCGAAAGGCACTGATTGATTGATCAGATAGCTAGTAAAAGAGTTCAGACCGAGAATGCAAATTTCTCTGGCATGTCATTTACAGAAGAGAGATACTGTGTTCACAATTGGTTGAAAACTTACAAAATGGGTAAATAAGTCAATAGTAATTTTCCTATTCTAATTACTGCAGCAAAATTTCTCAAACATACCATTCAACATGTTGCTCTACTGCATGAGTGTTTGAAGACATCTCTTCTCGAAGGTAATTATTTGTTAAAAACCTGCATATAAACACAATGATACACAATCAGGTAGATAAGTAGTTTTGTCCTCCATCTCACAAGTTAGGATTTACTCATGAGAATTACTCCCAGAACTTCCAAATAATAAATAGAGGACGTTATTCCTATAGAAGCAGTTTAATCatattttcatattaaacaaaatatatataaTTCACAAATATAACTTGTGTCTACACAAAGCAATACTAGGAACAGCTTATATATAACAAAACATGTAAATTGTAAAATTAACAGGCTACAGCAACAAAGTATGTTTTCCACTTTGACTTTAGAATATTTTTTATCTAGAATAATTCCCATTACATGCCCTATTTGGAATTCTTTTAATTAGTTTACCTTTAGTTTTTTTTCCATCTTCTTTCCATAATTTTCTTTTGTGTGTGCTCTTGGCTAGCTTACTTTGCTCTTCCATACGTATTGTCTATGCTTATTTTCTAATATTTGGTTGAGCATTAAAGAATGGGATTATGATTCTTCATTTTTTCTCCATTGCTTTTCTGAACTCTCGTTGTTGTAATCATCTCATAATAAGGCATGAAAAGAACTATTCTTTAATTTCTTCT from Cryptomeria japonica chromosome 3, Sugi_1.0, whole genome shotgun sequence harbors:
- the LOC131044547 gene encoding uncharacterized protein LOC131044547; the protein is MLPTFSRGRPPSTFRQGPLFPHYLRRIIKWRQMDIEYTFWQMLHLCTSPKVVYQHTKYHKQTKNQWARDDPAFVVICSFLLAVAASAYCAAYDDSWAHAGFTVLSVVLVHFLLIGILLATCCWFLTNNYLREEMSSNTHAVEQHVEWLYAFDVHCNSFFPIFVALYVIQYFLSPLLLAHGFVPVLLSNLLFVVALSYYHYLNFLGYDVLPFLDKTTFFLYPIGFIIILSPFLVLAGVNPTRYVLNFYFG